Proteins encoded together in one Festucalex cinctus isolate MCC-2025b chromosome 8, RoL_Fcin_1.0, whole genome shotgun sequence window:
- the rap1gapb gene encoding rap1 GTPase-activating protein 1 isoform X2 — translation MMTNTFSYALLHSAPRRPLLNRRCLSDTSDLFAMIERMQGCRMDEQRCPLPPPLKTEEDYIPYPSVHEVLGRSSPFPLILLPQFGGYWIEGTNHEPRGTPEAVQPLCPASYVKLETNSSAKIYRKQFMGKEHFNYYTMDAALGHLVFSLKYDVIGDQEHLRLMLRSRLKTYHDVIPISCLTEFPNVVQMAKLVCEEVNVDRFYPVLYPKASRLIVTFDEHVINNNFKFGVIYQKFGQTTEEEVFGNMEESPAFVEFLEFLGQKIELHDFKGFRGGLDVTHGQTGTESVYTNFHGKEIMFHVSTKLPYTEGDSQQLQRKRHIGNDIVAIVFQEENTPFVPDMIQSNFLHAYVVVQVEHACTDNVTYKVSVTARDDVPFFGPALPDPAIFRKATELREFLFTKLINAEYACYKAEKFAKLEERTRSALLETLYEELHINSQSMMGLGGDEDKLENGGGGGGGGGGGGGGFFESFKRVIRSRSQSMDAMGLSSKKSHTVSTSHSGSFTHNLAESPKTPGISLIIPGKSPTRKKSGPFSSRRSSAIGIENIQEVQERSRDVSPCTQRTSDSGHVSQENRSDNSSNHSSPEFAPAKNSSVMCCRAPSIPEAQDLSRSSSNASSFASVVDEHEADDEYETGLESVSATTPLKRDSLDDGSLSMSHVGFTAAHPPPSRLQHQSDGPQGPESKVTESRSRSERPPLEHKSSNC, via the exons ATGATGACGAACACCTTCTCGTACGCGCTGCTCCACAGCGCCCCCCGCAGACCGCTGCTCAACAGGAGATGCCTGAGCGAT ACCtcggacctgtttgccatgatCGAGCGGATGCAG GGTTGCAGAATGGACGAGCAGAGATGCCCCCTCCCTCCGCCCCTCAAA ACAGAAGAGGACTACATCCCATATCCCAGTGTGCATGAG GTTCTTGGTCGCAGTAGCCCGTTCCCGCTCATCTTGCTTCCCCAGTTTGGGGGCTACTGGATCGAGGGGACCAATCACGAGCCTAGAGGGACACCCGAGGCGGTGCAACCTCTATGCCCCGCCTCCTACGTCAAACTCGAGACCAACAGCTCTGCCAAGATCTACAGGAAACAATTCATGGGCAAA GAGCACTTTAATTACTACACCATGGACGCCGCCCTGGGCCACTTGGTCTTCTCATTAAAGTATGATGTCATCGGGGATCAGGAGCATCTGCGGTTGATGCTACG CTCCCGGCTAAAAACCTATCACGATGTCATCCCCATTTCCTGCCTCACAGAGTTCCCCAATGTGGTCCAGATGGCCAAG CTTGTCTGTGAGGAAGTAAACGTTGATCGGTTTTATCCAGTTCTCTACCCAAAG GCGTCACGCCTCATTGTCACCTTTGACGAGCACGTCATCAACAACAATTTCAAGTTTGGAGTCATTTATCAAAAGTTTGGTCAG ACCACGGAAGAGGAAGTCTTTGGGAACATGGAAGAAAGTCCGGCTTTTGTGGAGTTCTTGGAGTTTCTGGGCCAGAAGATTGAGCTGCATGACTTTAAAGG GTTTCGAGGTGGCCTCGATGTCACGCACGGCCAAACGGGGACGGAATCAGTTTACACCAACTTCCACGGCAAGGAGATCATGTTCCACGTCTCCACCAAGCTGCCTTACACCGAGGGGGACTCCCAGCAG CTGCAGAGGAAGAGGCACATAGGCAACGACATTGTCGCCATCGTGTTCCAGGAAGAGAACACGCCCTTCGTTCCCGACATGATCCAGTCCAACTTCCTGCACGCGTACGTGGTGGTCCAGGTGGAGCACGCGTGTACGGACAACGTCACGTACAAG GTATCAGTGACAGCGAGGGACGACGTGCCCTTCTTTGGGCCGGCCCTGCCTGACCCGGCCATCTTCAGAAAG GCCACCGAGCTCCGCGAGTTCCTCTTCACCAAGCTCATCAATGCCGAGTACGCCTGCTACAAGGCGGAGAAGTTTGCCAAGCTGGAG GAGCGCACGCGTTCCGCCCTTTTGGAGACCCTGTACGAGGAGTTGCACATCAACAGCCAGTCCATGATGGGCCTGGGCGGTGACGAAGACAAACTGGagaacggcggcggcggcggcggcggaggaggcggaggaggggGAGGCTTCTTCGAGTCCTTCAAG CGGGTCATCCGCAGCAGAAGCCAGTCAATGGACGCCATGGGCCTCAGTAGCAAGAAGTCACACACAGTCTCCACTAGTCACAGTGGCAGCTTTACCCACAATCTGGCCGAGAGCCCCAAAACACCCGGCATT TCCCTGATCATTCCGGGGAAAAGCCCCACCAGGAAGAAGTCCGGGCCCTTCAGTTCCCGCCGGAGCAGCGCCATCGGCATCGAGAACATCCAGGAGGTGCAAGAAAGGAG CCGGGACGTGTCACCGTGCACCCAAAGGACGTCCGACAGCGGCCACGTCTCGCAGGAAAACAGATCAGACAACTCGTCCAATCACAGCTCTCCGGAGTTTGCCCCTGCCAAGAACAG TTCGGTCATGTGTTGCAGGGCGCCGTCCATCCCAGAGGCTCAGGACCTTTCCCGCTCCTCCTCCAACGCCAGCAGCTTCGCCAGCGTCGTGGATGAGCACGAGGCCGACGACGAGTACGAAACGGGACTG GAAAGTGTGTCGGCCACGACACCACTCAAGAGAGATTCTCTGGACGATGGATCACTCAGTATGAGCCATGTAGGTTTCACAG